A region of Streptomyces paludis DNA encodes the following proteins:
- a CDS encoding glutamate--cysteine ligase, with translation MGEKVESDGSELSDRQRYRRKLQQCLTVLERLLTEERFDRPKNLMGLEIELNLAGSDGMPRMMNAEVLKRIASGDFQTELGMFNLEVNVAPHRLGGRVLDQLAEELRTGLGYAHRKATEVDAGIVMIGILPTLTRHDVVSANLSDADRYTLLNQQMVAARGEDFTLDIEGVERLSSTSSSITPEAACTSVQLHLQVTPDRFADVWNAAQCVAAVQVALGANAPFLFGHELWRESRPPLFEQSTDTRPPELKAQGVRPRTWFGERWIGSAYDLFEENVRYFPPLLPICDDEDPLAVLDRGGVPDLQELVLHNGTVYRWNRPVYEVADGAPHLRVENRVLPAGPTVTDVIANVAFYYGLVRALAEDSRPVWSRLPFADAAANFDTACRHGIDAELRWPRPGRASGITTVPTVKLVRDELLPLAAAGLDAWHIEPADRDFYLGVIEERCKRRVNGASWQVDTFHRALEAGLERDAALAAMTRRYCELMHEGEPVHTWPVGFPGRGGRVG, from the coding sequence GGTTCGGAACTGTCCGACCGGCAGAGATACCGCAGGAAGCTCCAGCAGTGCCTGACGGTGCTGGAGCGGCTCCTGACGGAGGAGAGGTTCGATCGGCCCAAGAACCTGATGGGCCTGGAGATCGAGCTGAATCTGGCGGGCTCCGACGGGATGCCCCGCATGATGAATGCGGAGGTGCTGAAGCGCATCGCGAGCGGCGATTTCCAGACCGAACTCGGAATGTTCAACCTGGAAGTGAATGTGGCGCCCCACCGGCTGGGGGGACGGGTTCTCGACCAGCTCGCGGAAGAACTGCGCACCGGCCTCGGATATGCCCATCGCAAAGCGACCGAGGTCGACGCCGGGATCGTGATGATCGGAATTCTCCCGACGCTCACCCGGCACGACGTGGTCTCCGCGAACCTCTCCGACGCCGACCGCTACACACTCCTCAACCAGCAGATGGTCGCGGCCAGGGGAGAGGATTTCACCCTCGACATCGAAGGGGTGGAGCGGCTCTCCTCCACCTCGTCGTCGATCACCCCGGAGGCCGCCTGCACCTCCGTACAGCTGCATCTCCAGGTCACCCCCGACCGGTTCGCGGATGTGTGGAACGCGGCCCAGTGCGTGGCCGCCGTGCAGGTGGCACTCGGTGCCAACGCGCCCTTCCTGTTCGGCCATGAGCTGTGGCGGGAGTCCCGGCCGCCGCTCTTCGAACAGTCCACCGACACCAGGCCGCCGGAGCTGAAGGCCCAGGGCGTGCGCCCCCGGACCTGGTTCGGCGAGCGCTGGATCGGCTCCGCGTACGACCTCTTCGAGGAGAACGTGCGCTACTTCCCGCCGCTGCTGCCGATCTGTGACGACGAGGATCCGCTGGCGGTGCTCGACCGCGGGGGTGTGCCGGACCTCCAGGAGCTGGTGCTGCACAACGGCACGGTCTACCGCTGGAACCGGCCGGTGTACGAGGTGGCCGACGGCGCACCGCATCTGCGCGTGGAGAACCGGGTGCTGCCCGCGGGCCCCACGGTCACAGATGTGATCGCCAACGTCGCGTTCTACTACGGTCTGGTGCGCGCGCTCGCCGAGGACAGCCGGCCGGTGTGGAGCCGGCTGCCCTTCGCCGACGCCGCCGCCAACTTCGACACCGCCTGCCGCCACGGCATCGACGCCGAGCTGCGCTGGCCGCGCCCGGGGCGGGCGTCGGGCATCACGACCGTACCGACGGTGAAGCTGGTACGGGACGAGCTGCTGCCGCTCGCCGCGGCCGGGCTCGACGCGTGGCACATCGAGCCCGCGGACCGGGACTTCTACCTCGGGGTGATCGAGGAGCGGTGCAAGCGGCGGGTGAACGGGGCCTCCTGGCAGGTGGACACCTTCCACCGGGCGCTGGAGGCCGGGCTGGAGCGGGACGCGGCGCTGGCCGCCATGACCCGCCGGTACTGCGAGCTGATGCACGAGGGGGAGCCGGTGCACACGTGGCCGGTGGGGTTCCCGGGGCGGGGAGGTCGCGTGGGGTGA